A part of Sus scrofa isolate TJ Tabasco breed Duroc chromosome 15, Sscrofa11.1, whole genome shotgun sequence genomic DNA contains:
- the MBOAT4 gene encoding ghrelin O-acyltransferase (The RefSeq protein has 5 substitutions, 2 frameshifts compared to this genomic sequence) codes for MDWLQLFFLHPVLFYQGAAFPFALLFNYLCITDSFSTRARYLFLLAGGGALAVAAMGAFAVLVFVPALGAVVLIHSLGPRHVHRPTFLFQMSWQTLCHLGLHYTEYYLQESPSTRFCITLSSFMLLTQRVTSLSLDIFEGKVEVASEAVGSESSLPKRLWKALPYCSYLLFFPALLGGPLCSFRRFQSHVQGPRSWDPRHSLWALTCQGLQIVGLECLKVAMRWAVSVGAGLTDCRQLQCVYVMWSMAGLFKLTYYSHWILDESLLQAAGFGSGFGGSTGEESFVPDADIWTLETTHKLSLFTRKWNHSTAQWLRRLVFQQGRTWPLLQTFVFSAWWHGLHPGQVFGFLCWAVMVKADYLIHTFAKVSIRSQLMWLLYRTLTWAHTQLIIAYIILAVEARSLSSLWLLCNSYNSVFPMVYCILFFLLAKRKHKCN; via the exons ATGGATTGGCTTCAGCTGTTCTTTCTCCATCCTGTATTATTTTATCAAGGGGCTGCTTTTCCTTTTGCACTTCTGTTTAATTATCTCTGCATTACGGATTCATTTTCCACTCGTGCCAG GTACCTCTTCCTCCTGGCGGGAGGGGGCGCACTGGCCGTGGCCGCCATGGGTGCTTTCGCTGTGCTGGTCTTCGTCCCGGCTCTGGGCGCCGTGGTCCTGATCCACTCGCTCGGCCCCCGGCACGTCCACAGGCCGACCTTCCTCTTTCAGATGAGCTGGCAGACGCTGTGCCATCTGGGACTGCACTACACGGAGTATTATCTGCAAGAATCTCCTTCCACAAG GTTCTGCATCACTCTTTCTTCCCTCATGCTCTTGACCCAGAGGGTCACATCCCTCTCCCTGGACATTTTTGAGGGCAAAGTGGAGGTGGCATCGGAAGCTGTAGGAAGCGAGAGTTCTCTGCCTAAGCGTCTGTGGAAGGCACTGCCCTATTGCAGCTACTTGCTCTTTTTCCCTGCTCTTCTTGGAGGCCCTCTGTGTTCCTTCCAGAGATTTCAGTCTCGTGTTCAAGGGCCCAGGAGTTGGGATCCCAGGCACTCTCTCTGGGCTCTGACCT AGGGGCTGCAGATTCTGGGACTAGAGTGTCTGAAGGTGGCCATGAGGTGGGCGGTGAGCGTAGGGGCTGGATTGACTGATTGTCGGCACCTGCAATGCGTCTATGTCATGTGGTCCATGGCTGGGCTCTTCAAACTCACCTACTATTCCCACTGGATCCTGGATGAGTCCCTCCTCCAAGCAGCGGGCTTTGGTTCTGGGTTTGGTGGGAGCACCggtgaggaaagttttgtccctGATGCAGACATTTGGACGCTGGAAACCACCCACAAGCTATCCCTATTCACCAGAAAGTGGAAccacagcacagcacagtggCTCCGGCGC GTTTTCCAGCAGGGCAGGACCTGGCCCTTGTTGCAGACATTCGTCTTCTCCGCCTGGTGGCACGGACTCCACCCAGGGCAAGtgtttggtttcctctgctgggCTGTGATGGTGAAAGCCGATTACCTGATCCACACCTTTGCCAAGGTATCCATCAGGTCCCAGCTGATGTGGCTGCTCTACAGAACTCTCACCTGGGCCCACACACAGCTCATCATTGCCTACATAATACTGGCTGTGGAGGCCAGgagtctctcctctctctggttGCTGTGTAATTCTTACAACAGTGTCTTCCCCATGGTgtactgtattttgttttttctattagcAAAGAGAAAGCATAAATGTAACTGA